In one Dermatophilaceae bacterium Sec6.4 genomic region, the following are encoded:
- a CDS encoding rhodanese-like domain-containing protein, producing MSEGYAGDLTPQQAWALLTEHDDAMLVDVRTRAEWAYVGVPDTAALERPTELVEWVNFPEGAANTGFVSELQQTGLQRGDGRPLVFLCRSGVRSISAARAATAAGLGPAYNVLDGFEGGLDADAHRGTAGWRAAGLPWKQS from the coding sequence ATGAGCGAGGGATACGCGGGCGATCTGACCCCGCAGCAAGCGTGGGCGCTGCTCACCGAACACGACGATGCGATGCTGGTCGATGTCCGCACCCGCGCCGAATGGGCCTATGTCGGCGTGCCTGACACCGCCGCCTTGGAACGGCCGACCGAACTGGTCGAGTGGGTGAACTTCCCTGAGGGCGCGGCCAATACCGGCTTTGTCAGCGAGTTACAGCAGACCGGCCTGCAGCGAGGCGACGGCCGACCCCTCGTGTTCCTGTGCCGCAGCGGGGTCCGCTCGATCAGCGCGGCGCGGGCCGCAACCGCAGCAGGCCTCGGCCCGGCCTACAACGTACTGGACGGGTTCGAGGGCGGCCTGGACGCCGACGCACACCGCGGCACAGCGGGTTGGCGCGCTGCCGGACTACCGTGGAAGCAGAGCTGA
- a CDS encoding O-succinylhomoserine sulfhydrylase — MSDPRPKSSLPGGLRPSTYAVRGGHQRSDFDETSEALFLTQGYVYHRAADAEAAFAGDLDRFVYSRYGNPTVATFEERLRLIEDAPACFATATGMSAVFTALAALVRQGSRIVSARALFGSTIVIFEEILAGWGVHTDYVDGHDLDQWEQALATPADVVFFETPTNPMQDVIDIAAVCELAHAAGATVIVDNVFATPVLQRPMTMGVDVVVYSATKHIDGQGRVLGGAILGGTDYIDGPVKKLIRNTGPSMSPFNAWVLLKGLETLDLRVRAATSSALELAQWLQSQPQIASVRYPYLPSHPQYDLARRQQDGGGTVVTFTLASGNDPADAKAAAFALLDNLAIVDISNNLGDTKSLITHPATTTHRKLGPAGRAKVGIGEATVRFSVGLEHVEDLRDDLAAALAHV; from the coding sequence ATGAGTGATCCACGACCGAAGTCGTCGCTGCCGGGCGGCCTGCGGCCCAGCACCTACGCCGTCCGCGGCGGCCACCAACGCAGCGATTTCGACGAGACGTCCGAGGCACTGTTCCTGACCCAGGGTTACGTCTACCACCGGGCGGCCGACGCGGAAGCGGCGTTCGCCGGCGATCTGGACCGCTTCGTCTACAGCCGGTACGGGAACCCGACCGTCGCGACTTTCGAGGAGCGACTGCGACTCATCGAGGACGCGCCGGCGTGTTTTGCGACGGCCACGGGCATGTCGGCGGTCTTCACCGCACTGGCGGCGCTGGTCAGGCAAGGCTCCCGAATCGTCTCCGCCCGTGCTCTTTTCGGGTCCACTATCGTCATCTTCGAGGAGATCCTCGCGGGGTGGGGCGTGCACACCGATTACGTCGACGGGCACGATCTGGACCAGTGGGAGCAGGCCCTGGCCACCCCCGCCGACGTGGTGTTCTTTGAGACGCCCACCAACCCGATGCAGGACGTGATCGACATCGCCGCAGTCTGCGAGTTGGCCCATGCTGCGGGGGCCACGGTGATCGTCGACAACGTCTTCGCAACCCCCGTGCTGCAGAGACCGATGACGATGGGCGTGGACGTCGTGGTCTACTCCGCCACCAAACACATCGACGGGCAGGGTCGGGTGCTCGGCGGAGCCATCCTGGGCGGCACCGACTACATCGACGGCCCGGTCAAGAAGCTGATCCGCAACACGGGTCCGAGTATGTCCCCCTTCAATGCGTGGGTCCTGCTCAAGGGTCTGGAGACTCTGGACCTGCGGGTGCGCGCCGCCACGTCCAGTGCCTTGGAGCTGGCGCAGTGGCTGCAGAGTCAACCTCAGATCGCGTCGGTGCGGTATCCCTACCTGCCCTCACATCCGCAGTACGACCTGGCCCGGCGTCAGCAGGACGGCGGGGGCACGGTCGTGACCTTTACCCTCGCGAGCGGCAACGACCCCGCTGATGCAAAGGCCGCTGCGTTCGCTCTGCTGGACAATCTGGCGATTGTCGACATCTCCAACAACCTCGGCGACACCAAGTCGCTCATCACCCATCCGGCCACGACAACGCATCGCAAACTGGGGCCGGCGGGTAGAGCCAAAGTTGGCATCGGCGAGGCCACTGTGCGGTTCTCCGTCGGCTTGGAGCACGTGGAAGACCTACGTGACGATCTTGCGGCTGCCCTCGCGCACGTCTGA